One genomic region from Natrinema caseinilyticum encodes:
- a CDS encoding sporulation protein has translation MKRILSSLGIGSATVDTVLPTTLTAGESVEARVDVTGGNDAQEVDDVYFALATRYETDESTRSAKVDTFRAGDSFTIQPDEERSFTVTIDVPYHTPVTLGRTSVWLDTGLDIDWAVDPDDRDDLQIEPDPLRRDLFDALESLGFTLRTAKCEATESLFANRRFVQELEFVPRSGPFAGELDELEVVPIPDDGGFDLLLEVDRRGGLLSEHFDADERHDRLSLGPTDSDDLERRLRTAIERNC, from the coding sequence GTGAAACGAATCCTCTCCAGCCTCGGTATCGGTTCGGCGACGGTCGATACGGTCCTCCCGACGACGCTGACGGCGGGCGAATCCGTCGAAGCGCGCGTCGACGTCACGGGCGGCAACGACGCACAGGAAGTCGACGACGTTTACTTCGCGCTCGCGACGCGCTACGAGACGGACGAGAGCACTCGATCGGCGAAGGTCGATACGTTCCGCGCGGGCGACTCGTTCACGATCCAACCGGACGAGGAACGGTCGTTTACCGTCACGATCGACGTTCCATACCACACCCCCGTCACGCTGGGGCGAACGAGCGTCTGGCTCGACACCGGCCTCGACATCGACTGGGCGGTCGATCCGGACGACCGCGACGACCTCCAGATCGAACCCGACCCGCTTCGGCGGGATCTGTTCGACGCCCTCGAGTCGCTCGGCTTTACGCTCCGCACGGCGAAATGCGAGGCGACCGAATCGCTCTTCGCGAACCGCCGGTTCGTTCAGGAACTCGAGTTCGTCCCCCGATCCGGTCCCTTCGCCGGTGAACTGGACGAACTGGAAGTCGTGCCGATTCCGGACGACGGCGGGTTCGACCTGCTGCTCGAGGTCGACCGCCGCGGCGGGTTGCTCTCGGAACACTTCGACGCCGACGAACGACACGACCGCCTCTCGCTCGGTCCGACCGACAGCGACGACCTCGAGCGGCGACTGCGAACTGCGATCGAACGGAACTGCTGA
- a CDS encoding phosphoribosyltransferase yields MSDLPDDFDCTVTNWDYIYGLCRDVADDVRDDEFEPDVVVALARGGWFAGRCLCDFLGLDDLTSLKMEHYVGTAEKSGEPTVRYPMPEGSVEDKDVLVIDDIADTGGSIQRAYEYVDDRNAGAVRTATLQLLGTSEFQPDYVGERLEDWTWVVYPWNFIEDMIDLISSAMAKADQESFTSEEIRHFLTESHGIERIEMEIAQPDRLPEVLAEMNRRAILESVGADEWTLVDE; encoded by the coding sequence ATGTCCGATCTTCCGGACGATTTCGACTGTACGGTAACCAACTGGGACTACATCTACGGCCTGTGTCGGGACGTGGCCGACGACGTCCGCGACGACGAGTTCGAACCGGACGTCGTCGTCGCGCTGGCACGCGGCGGTTGGTTCGCGGGTCGCTGTCTCTGTGACTTCCTCGGCCTGGACGATCTGACGAGCCTGAAGATGGAACATTACGTCGGTACCGCCGAGAAGTCCGGCGAGCCGACCGTCCGCTATCCGATGCCCGAAGGCAGCGTCGAGGACAAGGACGTCCTCGTCATCGACGACATCGCCGACACCGGCGGCTCGATACAGCGGGCCTACGAGTACGTCGACGACCGCAACGCCGGCGCCGTTCGCACCGCGACGCTGCAACTGTTGGGAACGAGCGAGTTCCAGCCGGATTACGTCGGCGAACGCCTCGAGGACTGGACCTGGGTCGTCTATCCGTGGAACTTCATCGAGGACATGATCGACCTGATCTCGAGCGCGATGGCGAAAGCCGACCAGGAATCGTTCACGAGCGAGGAGATCCGTCACTTCCTCACCGAATCCCACGGCATCGAGCGTATCGAGATGGAAATCGCCCAACCGGACCGACTGCCCGAAGTACTCGCGGAGATGAACCGGCGCGCAATACTCGAGTCGGTCGGGGCCGACGAGTGGACGCTCGTCGACGAATAG
- the thiC gene encoding phosphomethylpyrimidine synthase ThiC: MARTQIQAARDGTVTPEMERIAERENRDPEFVREQVAEGQAVIPANRHHGALDPMIIGREFATKVNANIGNSETTSDLETELEKLHTAVHYGADTVMDLGTGSDLDAIRETHVEHSPVPLGTVPVYEAVKRAGSPEAITKALLLEIIEKQAQQGVDYMTIHAGILAEHLPLTDGRKTGIVSRGGSIMAKWIEENGEQNPLYQVFPELCEIFADHDVTVSLGDSLRPGCLADACDEAQYAELDTLGELTRLGWDRGVQVMVEGPGHVPMHRVAENVERQQEVCDGAPFYVLGPLVTDIAPGYDHITSAIGAAIAAQAGAAMLCYVTPKEHLGLPEEEDVREGLAAYRIAAHAGDVAAERPGARDWDDALSEARYEFDWREQFRLALDPERARSFHDQTLPGDNYKEARFCSMCGAEFCSMRIDQDARADGEMKSLETDAGTDLESSPAASVNVPPVGTHESSDLPPVADHVDPVYESGDD; the protein is encoded by the coding sequence ATGGCGCGAACACAGATTCAGGCCGCCCGCGACGGGACGGTTACGCCCGAGATGGAACGCATCGCCGAACGAGAGAACCGCGACCCGGAGTTCGTCCGCGAACAGGTCGCCGAAGGGCAGGCGGTGATCCCAGCGAATCGCCACCACGGCGCGCTCGATCCGATGATCATCGGCCGGGAGTTCGCGACCAAGGTCAACGCCAACATCGGCAACAGCGAGACGACGAGCGACCTCGAGACGGAACTCGAGAAGCTCCACACCGCGGTTCACTACGGCGCTGACACGGTGATGGACCTCGGCACCGGAAGCGATCTGGACGCGATTCGGGAGACGCACGTCGAACACTCCCCGGTCCCGCTCGGAACGGTTCCGGTATACGAGGCGGTCAAGCGAGCCGGCAGTCCCGAAGCCATCACGAAAGCCCTCTTGCTCGAGATCATCGAAAAGCAGGCCCAGCAGGGCGTCGACTACATGACGATTCACGCGGGGATTCTCGCCGAACACCTGCCGTTGACCGACGGGCGAAAAACGGGGATCGTCTCCCGTGGCGGGTCGATCATGGCCAAGTGGATCGAAGAGAACGGGGAGCAGAATCCGCTCTACCAGGTGTTTCCGGAACTTTGTGAGATCTTCGCCGACCACGACGTCACCGTCAGCCTCGGCGACAGTCTGCGACCGGGTTGTCTGGCCGACGCCTGCGACGAGGCCCAGTACGCCGAACTCGACACGCTGGGTGAACTCACGCGACTCGGCTGGGACCGCGGCGTACAGGTGATGGTCGAAGGGCCCGGCCACGTACCGATGCACAGGGTGGCCGAGAACGTCGAGCGCCAACAGGAGGTCTGCGACGGCGCACCCTTCTACGTCCTCGGCCCGCTCGTGACGGACATCGCGCCGGGGTACGATCACATCACGAGCGCTATCGGTGCCGCCATCGCCGCGCAGGCGGGTGCGGCGATGCTCTGTTACGTCACCCCCAAGGAACACCTCGGCCTGCCCGAGGAAGAAGACGTGCGCGAGGGCCTCGCGGCCTACCGGATCGCCGCACACGCCGGCGACGTGGCCGCCGAACGACCCGGCGCTCGAGACTGGGACGACGCCCTCTCGGAGGCACGCTACGAATTCGACTGGCGCGAACAGTTCCGCCTCGCGCTCGATCCGGAGCGCGCCCGATCGTTCCACGATCAGACGCTCCCGGGCGACAACTACAAGGAAGCGCGCTTCTGCTCGATGTGCGGCGCTGAGTTCTGTTCGATGCGGATCGATCAGGATGCGAGGGCCGACGGCGAAATGAAGTCGCTCGAGACCGACGCCGGAACCGACCTCGAGTCCTCGCCCGCGGCGTCGGTCAACGTGCCACCGGTCGGCACCCACGAGTCGAGCGACCTCCCGCCGGTCGCGGACCACGTCGACCCGGTCTATGAATCGGGCGACGACTGA
- a CDS encoding alpha/beta hydrolase, which translates to MAPRRRTVLAAVSTATASAAAGCFELLANDSNDESDAKTATDVANAFVDDLAKQRFERASERFVERERGKYGAPARLERLWMGFTAVAGAFDGIEGTSKTTRNGVVVIDATLTFENGAHTCRIVVDDSQRLLNCGIADQYDRPSYVDPSGFTERDLRLEVDGCSLEGTVTTPANGTGSGGGAPGVVLVHDSGPSTRDTAQGGTKLFVDLAEGLATRGVATLRYDKRVPACEVEAGSYTLDRVTVDDALVAVEKLRGIEGVDADGIVVAGHGLGGTAAPRIATRDGNLAGIAGLAAPARPYHELTLEQLEHKVSVGSHEWGDLANVYEQWTAEIDRIRDDEYESSDVLLGKPGAFWESLAAYDHLQTARDVDVPLRLVQGKRDFQVTVADDLQRWRTELEGRSKTTVETYDGLNHLFMPVEGPSVEFAYAVRNNVAERVVDDLAGWIGEL; encoded by the coding sequence ATGGCACCCCGACGGCGGACCGTACTCGCAGCAGTATCGACGGCGACAGCGTCGGCAGCGGCCGGCTGTTTCGAACTGCTCGCTAACGATTCGAACGACGAGAGCGACGCGAAAACCGCCACGGACGTCGCGAACGCGTTCGTCGACGACCTCGCGAAGCAGCGCTTCGAGCGAGCGAGCGAGCGATTCGTCGAACGCGAGCGCGGCAAATACGGCGCGCCAGCCCGTCTCGAGCGGCTCTGGATGGGATTCACCGCCGTCGCCGGTGCGTTCGACGGGATCGAGGGAACGAGCAAAACGACGCGAAACGGCGTCGTCGTGATCGACGCGACGCTGACGTTCGAGAACGGCGCGCACACGTGTCGCATCGTCGTGGACGACTCACAACGGCTGCTCAACTGCGGGATCGCGGACCAGTACGATCGGCCGTCGTACGTCGATCCGAGCGGGTTCACGGAACGGGACCTCCGCCTCGAGGTCGACGGCTGCTCGCTCGAGGGAACCGTCACGACGCCGGCGAACGGCACCGGTAGCGGGGGCGGTGCGCCCGGCGTCGTCCTCGTTCACGACTCCGGGCCGTCGACCCGTGACACCGCACAGGGCGGAACGAAACTGTTCGTCGATCTGGCAGAGGGACTCGCGACGCGGGGCGTCGCGACCCTTCGGTACGACAAGCGCGTCCCCGCCTGCGAGGTCGAAGCCGGTTCCTACACCCTCGATCGCGTGACCGTCGACGACGCGCTCGTGGCGGTCGAGAAACTCCGGGGGATCGAGGGCGTCGACGCCGACGGAATCGTCGTCGCGGGTCACGGACTCGGCGGAACGGCGGCGCCGAGAATCGCCACCCGAGACGGGAATCTCGCCGGTATCGCCGGGCTGGCTGCGCCGGCCCGACCGTACCACGAACTGACGCTCGAGCAACTCGAACACAAGGTTTCCGTCGGCTCGCACGAGTGGGGCGATCTGGCGAACGTCTACGAGCAGTGGACGGCGGAAATCGATCGAATACGGGACGACGAGTACGAATCGAGCGACGTCCTGCTCGGGAAACCGGGCGCGTTCTGGGAGAGCCTCGCGGCGTACGATCACCTGCAAACTGCACGGGACGTCGACGTGCCGCTGCGCCTGGTACAGGGAAAGCGCGATTTTCAGGTCACCGTGGCCGACGACTTACAGCGGTGGCGGACCGAACTCGAGGGTCGATCGAAGACGACCGTCGAAACGTACGACGGACTCAACCACCTGTTCATGCCGGTCGAGGGCCCGTCGGTCGAGTTCGCGTACGCCGTCCGAAACAACGTCGCCGAACGGGTCGTGGACGATCTCGCGGGCTGGATCGGCGAGTTGTAG
- a CDS encoding PhzF family phenazine biosynthesis protein — translation METIRILQVDAFTNEPLTGNQAGVVPDGNGLSSDQMQAIAAEMAVSETAFVRSSDVADRRIRYFTPTQEVDLCGHATIGTFAHLHDEGLEPGITTLETNVGVLEIDVASDGAVWMTQDEPTFDEVDVGYERVADALGVERAALEGARADLPLAVVSTGLPFLIVPITYLSDLGDAEPDMVAIERLTDAVDAAGVYLFTFDALEAASTAHGRMFAPGAGVPEDPVTGTASGAVGAYLDHFGAFDDDLPEELRLEQGHYVDRPGRVRVRLDGAVQVGGRGVTVLDGSIVVPPADDDEILEA, via the coding sequence ATGGAGACGATTCGGATCTTGCAGGTCGACGCCTTCACGAACGAGCCGCTGACCGGGAATCAGGCGGGAGTCGTCCCCGACGGGAACGGCCTCTCGAGCGACCAGATGCAGGCAATCGCCGCCGAAATGGCAGTCAGCGAAACGGCGTTCGTCCGATCGAGCGACGTCGCGGATCGTCGGATTCGGTACTTCACGCCCACTCAGGAGGTCGACCTCTGTGGTCACGCGACGATCGGGACCTTCGCTCACCTTCACGACGAGGGACTGGAGCCCGGGATAACGACCCTCGAAACCAACGTCGGCGTCCTCGAGATCGACGTCGCGTCCGACGGAGCGGTCTGGATGACCCAGGACGAGCCGACGTTCGACGAGGTCGACGTCGGCTACGAGCGGGTCGCCGACGCGCTCGGGGTCGAACGCGCCGCACTCGAGGGCGCGCGTGCGGACCTCCCGCTGGCGGTCGTCTCGACCGGCCTTCCGTTCCTGATCGTTCCGATCACCTACCTCTCGGACCTGGGCGATGCCGAGCCCGACATGGTCGCGATCGAACGGCTCACCGACGCGGTCGACGCCGCGGGCGTCTACCTCTTCACGTTCGACGCGCTCGAGGCCGCGTCGACTGCACACGGGCGCATGTTCGCGCCGGGGGCCGGCGTTCCCGAAGACCCCGTCACCGGGACTGCGAGCGGGGCCGTCGGCGCGTACCTCGATCACTTCGGGGCGTTCGACGACGATCTGCCCGAGGAACTCCGCCTCGAGCAGGGTCACTACGTCGATCGACCCGGGCGGGTTCGCGTCCGCCTCGACGGCGCAGTGCAGGTCGGCGGCCGCGGCGTGACCGTGCTCGACGGCTCGATCGTCGTCCCCCCGGCCGACGACGACGAGATACTCGAGGCCTGA
- the ppsA gene encoding phosphoenolpyruvate synthase, translated as MAVLWLDEISAGDLERVGGKGASLGELTGAGLPVPPGFVVTAGTYRSFIEEAEIDDELFAAVDVDVDDSAALADAADRAQELILETPFPEDLRAEIVESYGEIGTGDAFVAVRSSATAEDLPDASFAGQQETFLNVTEEALLDRVRECWASLFTQRAIYYRQEQGFDHSAVNIAVVVQQMVDAEKSGVMFTSHPSTGDPTMIIEAAWGLGEAVVSGAVSPDNYVIDRDDRSVDVTVAEKKVMHEKDDATGQTVEREVPEDKRRARVIDDEEIDALMDLGERVEDHYGEPQDVEWAIVDGEVFMLQSRPITTIDENGSGGAETTGTVDAAKGLTDGSGSVQAAEGGETTGSSSSGEVLVDGLGSSPGTVSGPARIVQKLDDLDKVGDGDVIVTEMTMPDMVPAMKRASGIITDEGGMTSHAAIVSRELGVPAIVGTTNATTVLDDGQVVTLDGDKGSVLEGAEVEPEDETEPVEEVRPQAPVKPMTATEVKVNVSIPEAAERAAATGADGVGLLRTEHMILSLNQTPAKFIAENGEDAYVTELVDGIRGVADEFYPRPVRVRTLDAPTDEFRQLEGGEDEPAEHNPMLGYRGIRRSLDRPDVFAHELEAFRRLYEMGYDNVEIMFPLVNDAEDVLRAKEQMIEAGIDPDKRRWGAMIETPASALSVESMAEAGIDFASFGTNDLTQYTLAVDRNNENVADRFDELHPAVLRLIGDVIETCREHDVDTSICGQAGSKPKMARFLVNEGISSISANIDAVRDVQHEVKRVEQKLLLDSIR; from the coding sequence ATGGCTGTACTCTGGCTGGACGAGATCAGTGCCGGCGACCTCGAGCGGGTCGGCGGCAAAGGCGCCTCCCTGGGCGAGTTGACGGGTGCGGGGCTCCCCGTCCCGCCGGGATTCGTCGTAACCGCGGGGACCTACCGATCGTTCATCGAAGAAGCCGAAATCGACGACGAACTGTTCGCTGCCGTCGACGTCGACGTCGACGACTCGGCCGCGCTGGCCGACGCCGCGGATCGTGCACAGGAACTCATCCTCGAAACGCCGTTCCCCGAGGACCTTCGAGCGGAAATCGTAGAGAGCTACGGCGAGATCGGCACCGGTGACGCGTTCGTCGCCGTCCGTTCGTCGGCGACGGCCGAGGACCTGCCCGACGCCTCCTTCGCCGGCCAGCAGGAGACGTTCCTCAACGTCACCGAGGAAGCCCTCCTCGACCGCGTCCGTGAGTGTTGGGCCTCGCTGTTTACCCAGCGAGCGATCTACTACCGTCAGGAACAGGGCTTCGACCACTCCGCCGTGAACATCGCGGTCGTCGTCCAGCAGATGGTCGACGCCGAGAAATCCGGCGTGATGTTCACGAGTCACCCCTCGACGGGCGATCCGACGATGATCATCGAGGCCGCCTGGGGACTCGGCGAAGCCGTCGTCTCCGGTGCCGTCTCGCCGGACAACTACGTCATCGACCGCGACGACCGATCGGTCGACGTCACCGTCGCCGAGAAGAAGGTCATGCACGAGAAAGACGACGCGACCGGACAGACCGTCGAGCGCGAGGTACCGGAAGACAAGCGACGGGCACGAGTCATCGACGACGAGGAGATCGACGCCCTCATGGACCTCGGCGAGCGCGTCGAAGACCACTACGGCGAACCCCAGGACGTCGAGTGGGCGATCGTCGACGGAGAAGTCTTCATGCTCCAGTCCCGACCGATCACCACCATCGACGAGAACGGATCCGGCGGCGCGGAGACGACCGGCACCGTCGATGCGGCGAAGGGACTCACCGACGGCAGCGGAAGCGTTCAAGCGGCCGAAGGCGGCGAGACCACGGGTTCGAGTTCGTCGGGAGAGGTCCTCGTCGACGGTCTCGGCTCGAGTCCGGGGACGGTCAGCGGCCCCGCACGAATCGTGCAGAAACTCGACGACCTCGACAAAGTGGGCGACGGCGACGTCATCGTCACCGAGATGACGATGCCCGACATGGTGCCCGCGATGAAGCGTGCCTCGGGCATCATCACCGACGAGGGCGGCATGACCAGCCACGCCGCCATCGTCTCTCGAGAGCTGGGCGTCCCCGCCATCGTCGGAACGACCAACGCGACGACCGTGCTCGACGACGGGCAGGTCGTCACGCTCGACGGCGACAAGGGGTCCGTCCTCGAGGGGGCCGAAGTCGAACCCGAAGACGAGACCGAACCCGTCGAGGAGGTCCGCCCGCAAGCGCCGGTCAAACCCATGACCGCGACGGAGGTGAAGGTCAACGTCTCGATCCCCGAAGCGGCCGAGCGCGCGGCGGCGACGGGCGCCGACGGCGTCGGTCTGTTGCGGACCGAACACATGATCCTCTCGTTGAATCAGACGCCGGCGAAATTCATCGCGGAAAACGGGGAGGACGCCTACGTCACGGAACTCGTCGACGGGATCCGAGGCGTGGCCGACGAATTCTACCCGCGGCCCGTCCGCGTCCGTACGCTCGATGCTCCGACCGACGAGTTCCGCCAGCTCGAGGGCGGCGAGGACGAGCCGGCAGAACACAATCCGATGCTCGGCTACCGCGGCATCCGGCGGTCGCTCGATCGCCCGGACGTCTTCGCACACGAACTCGAGGCGTTCCGTCGGCTCTACGAGATGGGATACGACAACGTCGAGATCATGTTCCCGCTGGTCAACGACGCCGAGGACGTCCTTCGAGCGAAAGAACAGATGATAGAGGCGGGAATCGACCCGGACAAACGCCGCTGGGGCGCGATGATCGAGACGCCGGCATCCGCGCTCTCGGTCGAGAGCATGGCCGAAGCGGGAATCGACTTCGCGTCGTTCGGAACCAACGACCTCACCCAGTACACGCTCGCGGTCGACCGGAACAACGAGAACGTCGCCGACCGCTTCGACGAACTTCACCCCGCCGTGTTACGGCTCATCGGTGACGTCATCGAGACGTGTCGCGAACACGACGTCGATACGAGCATCTGCGGGCAAGCCGGCTCCAAACCCAAGATGGCCCGGTTCCTCGTCAACGAGGGTATCAGCTCGATCTCGGCCAACATCGACGCCGTTCGCGACGTCCAACACGAGGTCAAGCGAGTCGAGCAGAAGTTGCTGCTCGACTCGATCCGGTAA
- a CDS encoding DUF456 domain-containing protein, producing MGDRSDEVTESRDRDAPATDDLIEETDRLLSEIESGPGDASAGRSGRSETSDGGTRGSGGFGPLGGTERGSEAAAESDSSRLWLSRITSRLSPTRYFSPRMFLALVLAIGIGMLAGATVLPFAGRTIGMFGGAFVAGLVGSNRRYLETSAAGVSVGGVAAVLNHAVVAIAGSGQAVVAVGATVGLVASVAGYYFGRDLRAGLRGDS from the coding sequence ATGGGAGACCGCTCGGACGAGGTGACCGAGAGCCGGGACCGGGACGCCCCCGCTACCGACGACCTCATAGAGGAGACGGACCGGCTGCTCTCCGAGATCGAGTCGGGTCCGGGGGACGCGTCGGCCGGTCGATCGGGGCGGTCGGAGACGTCCGACGGCGGGACGCGCGGTTCCGGCGGATTCGGTCCGTTGGGGGGCACCGAACGCGGATCCGAAGCCGCCGCCGAGAGCGACTCGTCGCGGTTGTGGCTGTCCCGGATCACGTCGCGGCTCTCACCGACACGGTACTTCTCGCCGCGGATGTTTCTCGCGCTCGTTCTCGCTATCGGCATCGGCATGCTCGCTGGCGCAACCGTCCTCCCGTTCGCCGGACGCACGATCGGAATGTTCGGCGGCGCGTTCGTCGCCGGTCTGGTCGGGTCGAACCGCCGGTACCTCGAGACGAGCGCCGCCGGGGTTTCGGTGGGCGGAGTGGCCGCGGTGCTCAACCACGCCGTCGTCGCGATCGCCGGCTCGGGGCAGGCCGTCGTCGCGGTCGGGGCGACCGTCGGGTTGGTCGCCTCGGTCGCGGGCTACTACTTCGGTCGCGACCTGCGTGCCGGGCTCCGAGGCGATAGTTAG
- a CDS encoding ArsR/SmtB family transcription factor yields the protein MDSAALLDLLGNENRRRILRLLARKPCYVTEISDYLGVSPKAVIEHLRKLEEAGLIESRVDDQRRKYFHIARNVRLEVNVSPYGFASKSAYPSNNSFDITTCRHLSLDVSWDDSDELDELLATLDNLEQLENELSLAQRWVQGRLCDVLDQISESVGAGPESRIYADLLASVRSEPKSVGELSDDIDAPREVVAELLEVMADNGVVRRTERGWELTTG from the coding sequence ATGGACTCCGCCGCGTTGTTGGACTTGCTCGGGAACGAAAACAGGCGGCGAATTCTTCGATTGCTCGCTCGCAAGCCCTGTTACGTCACCGAAATCTCTGACTACCTCGGCGTGAGTCCCAAGGCGGTTATCGAACACTTGCGCAAACTCGAGGAGGCCGGATTGATCGAGAGCCGCGTCGACGACCAGCGACGCAAGTACTTCCACATCGCGCGAAACGTCCGACTCGAGGTGAACGTTTCTCCGTACGGATTCGCGAGCAAGAGCGCGTATCCGTCGAACAACAGTTTCGACATCACGACCTGTCGCCACCTCTCGCTCGACGTGTCCTGGGACGATTCTGACGAACTCGACGAGCTACTCGCCACCCTGGACAACTTAGAGCAGCTCGAAAACGAACTCTCGCTGGCCCAGCGATGGGTTCAGGGCCGGCTCTGTGACGTCCTCGACCAGATATCCGAGAGCGTCGGCGCTGGCCCGGAGAGCCGAATCTACGCGGACCTCCTCGCGAGCGTCCGCTCGGAGCCGAAATCGGTCGGCGAACTCAGCGACGACATCGACGCGCCGCGCGAGGTCGTCGCCGAATTGCTCGAGGTGATGGCCGACAACGGGGTCGTCCGTCGGACCGAGCGCGGCTGGGAACTGACGACCGGCTAA
- a CDS encoding DUF5802 family protein, translating to MFEVFSRGYYLGRLYVTPTDGDHALMHSRQHEHINEEVYATGDGLERLDTPLVMKLESHHFPVHGAADVPTNTLALPESMLEGTEIRNPPSLREVFLARRERARQLLEFSGGWQADRVGSPDDDPPGAGT from the coding sequence ATGTTCGAGGTCTTTTCGAGAGGCTACTATCTCGGACGTCTCTACGTGACACCGACCGATGGGGACCACGCACTCATGCACAGCCGACAACACGAGCACATCAACGAGGAAGTGTACGCGACCGGCGACGGCCTCGAGCGCCTCGACACGCCGCTGGTGATGAAACTCGAGTCGCATCACTTTCCGGTGCACGGAGCGGCGGACGTTCCGACGAACACGCTCGCACTACCGGAATCGATGCTCGAGGGGACCGAAATCAGGAATCCGCCCTCGCTTCGCGAAGTGTTCCTCGCCCGACGAGAGCGCGCCCGACAGCTCCTCGAGTTTTCGGGGGGGTGGCAGGCCGACCGCGTCGGATCGCCGGACGACGACCCGCCGGGCGCCGGAACCTAA
- a CDS encoding Vms1/Ankzf1 family peptidyl-tRNA hydrolase has product MLDELLGRASLKERIDDLEDENERLRKRYEAESDRRAEATTARQDAEERLNRLQDRIAQLEGELDRVNERDAGLDVHRRTQLRGDRLEEVLDRLASFRTGPEGALTVGVRDDGLSEPVRTQLADVLGERVALVDDAAPCLCCIDDAGLIALTVEPPVDTELAATWDDRFALEREWFLPTGRHALALVRTDLFALGVFEDDERVDYQGFESDVKGNHSKGGFSQARFERIRDEQVDDHLERCRAALAAYERGGERTGVPLYLVGQRGVVEALVAESRLEPAATAAVDATGAPKRALEDAVRSFWTTEVRML; this is encoded by the coding sequence ATGCTCGACGAGTTACTCGGCCGTGCATCGCTCAAAGAGCGAATCGACGACCTCGAGGACGAAAACGAACGGTTGCGAAAGCGCTACGAGGCCGAATCCGACCGCCGGGCCGAGGCCACTACCGCCAGGCAGGATGCCGAAGAGCGACTCAACCGGCTCCAGGATAGAATCGCCCAACTCGAGGGCGAACTCGACCGAGTGAACGAGCGTGACGCCGGGCTCGACGTTCACCGCCGCACTCAACTGCGCGGAGACCGCCTCGAAGAGGTCCTCGACCGGCTCGCATCGTTCCGAACGGGCCCAGAAGGTGCGTTGACCGTCGGCGTCCGCGACGACGGGCTCTCAGAACCCGTCCGGACGCAGTTGGCCGACGTCCTCGGCGAGCGGGTCGCGCTCGTCGACGACGCGGCGCCGTGTCTGTGTTGTATCGACGACGCCGGACTGATCGCCCTGACCGTGGAGCCACCGGTCGATACCGAACTGGCGGCGACCTGGGACGACCGATTCGCCCTCGAGCGCGAGTGGTTCCTCCCGACCGGACGACACGCCCTGGCGTTGGTGCGAACCGATCTATTCGCCCTCGGCGTCTTCGAGGACGACGAACGCGTCGACTACCAGGGATTCGAAAGCGATGTCAAGGGAAATCACTCGAAAGGTGGGTTCTCGCAGGCCAGATTCGAACGGATCCGCGACGAACAGGTCGACGATCACCTCGAGCGCTGTCGGGCCGCCCTCGCCGCGTACGAACGCGGCGGTGAACGGACTGGGGTTCCACTGTACCTCGTCGGTCAACGCGGCGTCGTCGAGGCGCTCGTCGCGGAATCGCGACTCGAACCGGCCGCGACGGCCGCCGTCGACGCGACCGGGGCGCCGAAGCGGGCGCTCGAGGACGCCGTTCGCTCTTTCTGGACGACCGAAGTCCGGATGCTGTAG